The Cyclobacteriaceae bacterium genome includes a region encoding these proteins:
- a CDS encoding SpoIIE family protein phosphatase: MFATGLVATVISLSFRMLDFLLGSTQLSSNIFYVEVEYIVNLGLMLSFLIAAATCWKRLILYQKSKWLIRGWWVFEVAFFLILLSDNLRILLQEWLILSISIFTGLLALVLSANMKWVAYLNFKQKWTSLLLLLLSFFYLGYFFYTANKFSEEISAQSTAFLAFRGHVFNIYLFSFVMLYSIFSFLVILFNLPTSSVFEQKLEEVVNFQRISQSVQTEQSEESVYKILLESSVSSVFADAAWLEIKSEQQEKALQTYQITEEDARKIQEHLGMRNVKGILDQSSDKTKNLSEHLASLRGTRFRSLMAFPVLVKGEKIGTLALLKELPEGFNKEMTQIVSAFANQAGISIENFRLLKEAIQNERYKEELKIAKTVQSSLLPDKLEKDADFDISAFSESADEVGGDYYDTLRISDHQVGLIIADVSGKGTTAAFHMSQMKGIFHSLSQQALAPKEFMIRANQALRYCLERGSFISATYFVVDSREKKIFYSRAGHCPVLIYRAAAQKAEYLVDKGTALGMVKGKDYCNFVETNTIPYSSGDVMVLFTDGITEAKNQKGEEFGLELLKETIVEGVANSPKDIQDHLIKKLYQYTGTEEIDDDYTTMIVKFQ; this comes from the coding sequence GTGTTTGCTACCGGACTTGTAGCTACCGTAATCTCCCTTTCATTCAGGATGTTGGATTTCCTTTTGGGATCCACTCAACTCTCTTCCAATATTTTTTATGTCGAAGTAGAGTACATCGTAAATCTGGGCTTGATGCTCAGTTTCCTTATTGCTGCAGCAACATGCTGGAAGCGATTGATCCTGTATCAGAAATCGAAATGGCTGATTCGCGGTTGGTGGGTTTTTGAAGTTGCATTCTTCCTTATTTTACTTTCAGATAATCTTCGCATTCTTCTTCAGGAATGGTTGATTCTTTCCATCAGCATTTTTACAGGCCTCCTGGCATTGGTCTTATCCGCAAATATGAAGTGGGTTGCTTACCTCAACTTCAAACAGAAATGGACAAGTCTTTTGCTTTTACTGCTATCTTTCTTTTACCTGGGATATTTCTTTTACACGGCCAATAAATTCTCAGAAGAAATAAGTGCGCAATCAACGGCTTTCCTTGCCTTCCGTGGACACGTATTCAATATCTATCTGTTTTCATTCGTGATGCTCTATAGCATTTTTTCATTTTTGGTAATCCTGTTTAATCTGCCAACCTCTTCTGTATTCGAACAGAAACTTGAGGAGGTTGTGAATTTTCAGCGCATCAGTCAATCTGTTCAAACAGAACAAAGTGAGGAAAGTGTTTATAAGATTTTATTGGAAAGTTCCGTGAGCTCCGTCTTTGCAGATGCTGCCTGGCTGGAAATTAAAAGTGAGCAGCAGGAGAAGGCGCTTCAGACATATCAGATCACTGAAGAGGATGCCAGAAAGATTCAGGAGCATCTTGGCATGCGGAATGTGAAGGGTATCCTTGATCAAAGCAGTGATAAGACCAAAAATCTTTCAGAACATCTGGCGTCGTTGAGAGGAACACGCTTCCGCTCTTTGATGGCCTTCCCTGTTTTGGTGAAAGGTGAGAAGATCGGAACACTTGCGTTGTTAAAGGAATTGCCGGAAGGTTTTAACAAGGAGATGACTCAAATTGTCTCTGCCTTTGCGAACCAGGCCGGTATCTCTATTGAGAATTTCAGGTTGTTGAAAGAGGCTATTCAAAATGAACGTTATAAAGAGGAATTAAAAATTGCCAAGACTGTTCAAAGCAGTCTCCTTCCGGATAAGCTGGAGAAAGATGCTGACTTTGATATCTCAGCATTTTCTGAATCTGCTGATGAAGTAGGAGGTGACTACTATGACACGCTTCGCATCAGCGACCATCAGGTGGGATTGATCATTGCTGATGTTTCAGGAAAGGGAACTACGGCTGCTTTTCACATGTCGCAGATGAAGGGAATTTTCCATAGCCTTTCACAGCAGGCACTGGCTCCAAAAGAGTTTATGATAAGGGCTAATCAGGCTTTGCGGTATTGCCTTGAGCGAGGCTCATTTATTTCAGCAACCTACTTTGTTGTTGATTCAAGGGAGAAGAAGATATTCTATTCACGTGCGGGTCATTGCCCGGTATTGATTTATCGTGCAGCGGCTCAAAAGGCAGAATACCTTGTTGACAAGGGCACCGCTCTTGGTATGGTAAAGGGAAAAGACTACTGCAATTTTGTTGAGACGAATACTATTCCTTATTCCAGCGGCGACGTGATGGTGCTCTTTACAGATGGAATTACAGAAGCCAAAAATCAAAAAGGAGAAGAATTTGGGCTTGAGCTTTTGAAGGAAACGATCGTGGAGGGGGTAGCGAATAGCCCGAAGGATATTCAGGATCATTTGATCAAAAAGCTGTACCAATACACCGGAACTGAGGAAATTGATGATGACTACACAACCATGATTGTGAAGTTTCAATAG
- the guaB gene encoding IMP dehydrogenase produces MALDSAKFLFEALTYDDVLLVPAYSDVLPRETSTATYLTKNIKLNIPILSAAMDTVTESALAIGMALEGGIGFIHKNMSIEAQADQVRKVKRSQSGLILDPVTLRINSTVRDAEKIMREFKIGGIPVIDENGKLVGIITNRDLRFQKDMTIPVNDIMTKENLITAPEGITLEQAEILLQDYKIEKLPIINKKGKLTGLVTYKDILKKKNKPNACQDKFGRLRVGAAVGVTADIMTRIDALKAAGVDVISIDTAHGHSKGVIDAAKLVKKKYPGLDLIVGNIATGEAAKALVKAGADAIKVGVGPGSICTTRVVAGVGLPQLSAVYEAAKAVKGSGVKIIADGGIRFSGDMVKAIAAGADSIMIGSMLAGTDEAPGEMIIYEGRKFKSYRGMGSIEAMDDGSKDRYFQDAEDDIKKLVPEGISGRVPFKGLVSEVLYQMVGGLKAGMGYCGAKNIEKLKQAKFVKITAAGVTESHPHDISITREAPNYSRK; encoded by the coding sequence ATGGCCTTAGATTCTGCCAAGTTCCTCTTTGAAGCCCTCACATACGATGATGTGCTCCTGGTTCCAGCGTATAGCGACGTGCTTCCCCGCGAAACATCCACCGCTACGTACCTGACCAAAAATATTAAGCTGAATATTCCGATTTTGTCTGCGGCCATGGACACCGTCACAGAGTCCGCCCTGGCGATTGGGATGGCTCTTGAAGGAGGCATTGGGTTTATCCATAAGAACATGAGCATAGAGGCCCAGGCAGACCAGGTGCGCAAGGTGAAGCGCTCCCAGAGCGGACTGATTCTCGATCCCGTCACACTTCGCATTAATTCTACTGTGCGGGATGCTGAAAAAATAATGCGTGAATTCAAGATCGGTGGAATTCCTGTTATTGATGAAAATGGCAAGCTTGTGGGGATCATCACAAACCGTGACCTGAGATTTCAGAAGGATATGACGATTCCAGTCAACGATATCATGACAAAGGAAAATCTTATCACAGCGCCTGAAGGAATTACACTCGAACAGGCTGAGATTTTGTTACAGGATTATAAGATTGAGAAGCTGCCCATCATTAATAAGAAGGGCAAGCTTACAGGGCTTGTTACCTATAAAGACATTCTTAAAAAGAAAAATAAACCGAATGCTTGTCAGGATAAATTCGGAAGACTGAGAGTTGGTGCTGCCGTTGGAGTCACTGCCGATATTATGACGCGCATTGATGCCCTGAAAGCAGCCGGTGTGGATGTCATCAGCATTGATACAGCACATGGTCATTCAAAAGGTGTGATTGATGCTGCCAAACTTGTAAAGAAGAAATATCCGGGACTGGATCTTATTGTTGGAAATATTGCAACCGGTGAAGCTGCTAAAGCTTTGGTGAAAGCGGGAGCAGATGCCATTAAAGTTGGTGTAGGTCCGGGGAGCATTTGTACTACCCGCGTCGTTGCAGGCGTTGGACTTCCTCAATTGTCCGCAGTGTATGAGGCGGCAAAAGCAGTGAAGGGTTCAGGAGTGAAGATCATTGCTGATGGAGGTATTCGTTTTTCAGGAGATATGGTAAAGGCCATTGCTGCCGGGGCAGATTCGATTATGATCGGATCGATGCTGGCAGGAACTGATGAAGCTCCGGGAGAAATGATTATCTATGAGGGAAGAAAATTCAAGTCATATCGTGGAATGGGATCTATAGAAGCTATGGATGATGGCTCGAAAGACCGATATTTCCAGGACGCAGAGGATGATATCAAGAAATTGGTTCCGGAAGGAATTTCCGGAAGGGTTCCCTTCAAAGGATTGGTTTCAGAAGTGTTATATCAGATGGTAGGGGGGTTAAAAGCAGGTATGGGTTATTGCGGTGCCAAAAACATTGAGAAACTCAAGCAGGCCAAATTCGTAAAGATCACAGCAGCTGGTGTAACCGAAAGTCATCCACATGATATTTCGATCACCCGTGAAGCGCCAAACTATAGCAGAAAATAA
- a CDS encoding septal ring lytic transglycosylase RlpA family protein, translating into MKRLFFIICLAFLTSSLFAQVFQTGKASFYADKFEGRQTASGEKYKHSKLTAAHKTLPFGTKLRVTNISNSQTVEVVVNDRGPYAEGRIIDLSKSAAEKLGFVHMGLAEVKIEVVDAGDGKSGMEVKAIDRVTVDEKEFYDFEIERLQPKGFGVQIGTYQELVNLMRLSDNLKGSYKKKVVVQVKILNGVKYYSIILGQFSTRDKADKFLAQIKPKYPDAFIAEFNKMK; encoded by the coding sequence ATGAAGAGACTATTTTTTATAATCTGTCTTGCCTTTCTAACAAGCTCCTTATTCGCGCAGGTCTTTCAGACAGGAAAAGCTTCTTTCTACGCCGACAAATTTGAGGGCCGCCAGACAGCCAGTGGAGAGAAGTACAAGCACAGCAAATTAACAGCAGCACACAAGACTTTACCCTTCGGAACCAAGCTGCGTGTCACCAATATCTCCAACAGTCAGACAGTTGAGGTGGTTGTCAACGATCGTGGCCCATACGCTGAAGGCCGCATCATCGATCTTTCTAAATCAGCTGCTGAAAAACTTGGCTTCGTTCACATGGGACTTGCAGAAGTTAAGATCGAAGTTGTCGATGCAGGTGACGGCAAGAGCGGAATGGAAGTCAAAGCCATTGATCGTGTTACTGTAGACGAGAAGGAGTTTTATGATTTCGAAATAGAGCGGCTGCAGCCAAAAGGCTTTGGTGTTCAGATAGGAACGTATCAGGAATTGGTAAACCTGATGAGACTATCCGACAACCTTAAAGGATCTTATAAAAAGAAAGTTGTTGTTCAGGTGAAAATTCTCAACGGTGTAAAATATTACAGCATCATCCTTGGGCAATTCTCAACCCGGGATAAAGCGGATAAGTTCCTGGCTCAGATCAAGCCTAAATATCCAGATGCATTTATTGCAGAGTTCAATAAGATGAAATAA
- a CDS encoding sulfite exporter TauE/SafE family protein produces MEIFGYCASILIGLILGLLGGGGSILSIPILVYLFNMEPVLASAYSLFIVGVTSLAGAIPKYREHLVNLRTGILFGIPSIISIFCTRRWIVPAIPDILFTSGDFVFTKRLLLLGIFALLMVLAAIPMIRGKKNPISTNQRFRTFLVIVEGALIGFLTGLVGAGGGFLIIPALVFLTGLPFKTAVGTSLFIISINSLLGFAGDLMNYTMDWPFLLSVSALAILGIIIGNRLSKRIASTKLKKAFGWITLMMGCYILFRELR; encoded by the coding sequence GTGGAGATTTTCGGATACTGTGCTTCCATTCTTATAGGACTGATACTTGGGTTACTGGGAGGCGGTGGTTCCATTTTATCCATTCCCATTTTGGTTTATCTGTTTAACATGGAGCCGGTGCTGGCCTCAGCTTATTCATTATTTATTGTCGGGGTTACTAGTCTGGCAGGAGCCATTCCAAAGTATCGGGAGCATCTGGTCAATCTTCGCACAGGAATTCTTTTCGGCATCCCTTCCATCATTAGTATTTTCTGCACAAGACGATGGATCGTTCCTGCAATTCCGGATATACTATTCACTTCCGGCGACTTCGTCTTCACCAAGAGATTGCTGCTGTTGGGAATCTTCGCTTTATTGATGGTGCTGGCTGCAATACCTATGATTCGCGGGAAAAAAAATCCCATCTCCACCAACCAACGTTTCAGAACATTCCTTGTGATTGTGGAAGGAGCCTTGATCGGATTTCTGACAGGGCTTGTAGGAGCTGGTGGAGGATTTCTGATTATTCCCGCCTTGGTATTTCTTACCGGACTTCCTTTTAAAACAGCAGTAGGAACTTCATTATTTATTATCAGCATCAATTCCCTGCTTGGTTTCGCAGGTGATCTGATGAACTATACTATGGACTGGCCTTTTTTACTTTCGGTAAGTGCGTTGGCTATCCTTGGGATTATCATCGGCAACAGATTATCAAAACGCATTGCAAGTACAAAGCTTAAAAAAGCTTTCGGGTGGATAACGCTGATGATGGGATGCTATATCCTTTTCCGTGAACTGCGTTAG
- the rocD gene encoding ornithine--oxo-acid transaminase: MVDSFTSGREAIQLEEKYGAHNYHPLPVVLSKGEGVFLWDTEGKRHYDFLSAYSAVNQGHCHPRIIRALIDQAQELTLTSRAFYNDKLGVAEKYICETFGYQKALFMNSGAEANETAIKLARKCGYTKKGIPENQAVIVAVKQNFHGRTTTIISASTDPSSQQGFGPFMPGFEIVDYDNIKALEKACANPNVCSLWIEPIQGEAGVFVPHDGYLKAAEKICRDNNVLLMMDEIQTGIARTGKMLASDHEGVRADLLILGKALSGGVLPISCVLADDDIMLVIKPGEHGSTFGGNPLAAAVVVEALEVIKDEKLAENAERLGKIFRERMNSLIKKTPLIKLVRGKGLLNAIVINDSTESETAWNLCLAFAKNGLLAKPTHGNIIRLAPPLVITEEQIHEACDIIEKSVTEFAISR, translated from the coding sequence ATGGTGGATTCTTTCACTTCCGGGCGTGAAGCCATTCAGCTTGAGGAAAAATACGGTGCCCACAACTACCATCCGCTGCCGGTAGTATTATCAAAAGGTGAAGGTGTTTTTCTGTGGGATACTGAAGGGAAAAGGCATTACGATTTTTTATCAGCTTACAGCGCTGTAAATCAGGGGCATTGTCATCCACGCATCATTCGTGCACTCATTGATCAGGCTCAGGAACTCACATTGACATCCCGGGCATTTTATAATGATAAGCTCGGCGTTGCGGAAAAATATATCTGCGAAACCTTCGGATACCAGAAAGCCCTGTTCATGAACAGTGGTGCAGAAGCAAACGAGACCGCGATTAAACTTGCCCGCAAATGCGGCTATACTAAAAAAGGAATACCTGAAAATCAGGCGGTGATTGTAGCAGTTAAACAGAATTTTCACGGTAGGACAACAACTATTATTTCTGCTTCAACAGATCCATCTTCACAGCAAGGCTTCGGACCTTTCATGCCTGGATTTGAAATTGTGGATTATGATAACATCAAGGCTTTAGAGAAAGCCTGTGCTAATCCAAATGTTTGTTCATTATGGATCGAACCCATTCAGGGTGAAGCAGGAGTATTTGTTCCACATGATGGATATTTGAAAGCTGCTGAGAAGATATGTCGTGACAACAATGTGTTGTTGATGATGGATGAAATTCAAACAGGCATTGCGCGTACCGGAAAAATGCTTGCTTCCGATCATGAAGGAGTTCGTGCCGATCTGCTCATCCTCGGTAAGGCACTGAGTGGAGGTGTTCTTCCAATATCCTGTGTTCTTGCAGATGATGACATCATGCTGGTGATTAAACCAGGTGAACATGGTTCTACTTTCGGTGGTAATCCATTAGCAGCAGCAGTAGTGGTAGAAGCACTGGAAGTAATCAAGGATGAAAAGCTTGCAGAGAATGCAGAGAGACTCGGAAAAATTTTCCGTGAAAGAATGAATTCATTGATTAAGAAAACTCCATTGATTAAACTCGTAAGAGGTAAAGGATTACTGAATGCTATTGTCATCAACGATTCTACGGAAAGTGAGACCGCCTGGAATCTTTGCCTTGCTTTCGCAAAGAATGGATTGCTGGCGAAACCAACGCATGGAAATATTATCAGACTTGCGCCGCCATTAGTGATTACAGAGGAGCAGATTCACGAAGCGTGTGACATTATTGAAAAATCGGTAACTGAGTTTGCCATCAGTCGCTAG
- a CDS encoding UMP kinase, with amino-acid sequence MKYKRLVLKLSGESLMGKSKTNSIDHEVLEQYSKEIKLVKDQGIQLAIVIGGGNIFRGGQAEALGIDRVQGDYMGMLGTVINAMALQSALERQGLYTRLMSGIKMEQVCEPFIRRRAIRHLEKGRIVIFGAGIGNPYFTTDSTASLRAIEIQANVVLKGTRVDGVYTKDPEKFPDATRYKELSFQEAYEKNLNIMDMTAFTLCMENKLPIIVFDMNKGGNLLKVVMGEEAGTLIS; translated from the coding sequence ATGAAATACAAACGTCTCGTCCTGAAGCTCAGCGGTGAATCGCTGATGGGTAAATCCAAAACCAACAGCATTGACCATGAGGTACTGGAGCAATACTCAAAGGAGATAAAGCTGGTAAAAGATCAGGGGATACAGCTGGCAATCGTTATAGGAGGAGGAAATATTTTCAGGGGTGGTCAGGCAGAAGCTCTTGGAATCGATAGGGTTCAGGGAGATTACATGGGGATGCTGGGCACAGTGATCAATGCCATGGCACTTCAGAGTGCTCTCGAGCGTCAGGGTCTTTACACCCGCTTGATGTCCGGAATTAAAATGGAGCAGGTTTGTGAACCGTTCATAAGAAGAAGAGCTATTCGTCACCTCGAAAAAGGAAGGATTGTTATTTTCGGTGCAGGTATTGGCAATCCTTATTTCACAACAGACTCAACTGCGAGTCTTCGCGCAATAGAAATTCAGGCAAATGTTGTGTTGAAAGGAACACGGGTTGACGGTGTTTACACCAAGGATCCTGAAAAATTTCCGGATGCAACTCGATACAAAGAGCTTTCTTTTCAGGAAGCTTATGAAAAGAATCTGAATATTATGGACATGACAGCTTTCACGCTGTGCATGGAAAATAAGCTGCCGATCATTGTGTTTGATATGAACAAAGGCGGAAATCTTTTGAAAGTGGTGATGGGTGAAGAGGCGGGTACGCTTATTAGCTAA
- the frr gene encoding ribosome recycling factor has translation MEEIELYLEDAREQMNKAVNHVSHELTKIRAGKANPSMLDGILVSYYGAMSPLNQIASITSPDPRTLFIKPWEKSSIPEIEKAIMAANLGLTPQSDGQQVFISIPMLTEERRKQLVKQVNSECELGKVSIRSVRKETNESLKKIKGAPEDDVKGAEESVQKLTDEFIAKIDALSKKKEAEIMTV, from the coding sequence ATGGAAGAGATTGAGTTATATCTTGAAGATGCGCGTGAGCAAATGAATAAAGCTGTCAATCATGTCAGCCATGAGCTTACAAAGATCAGAGCAGGAAAAGCAAATCCCTCGATGCTGGATGGTATCCTGGTTTCATATTATGGCGCTATGAGTCCACTGAATCAGATTGCCTCTATTACTTCACCTGATCCAAGAACATTATTCATAAAACCATGGGAGAAAAGTTCTATCCCTGAAATTGAAAAGGCGATCATGGCCGCTAACCTTGGACTTACTCCACAGAGTGACGGCCAGCAGGTATTCATCAGCATTCCGATGCTCACAGAAGAAAGAAGAAAGCAACTTGTGAAACAGGTAAATTCTGAGTGTGAATTGGGAAAGGTGAGCATTCGCAGTGTTAGAAAAGAGACAAATGAATCTTTGAAAAAGATCAAAGGAGCTCCTGAAGATGATGTGAAAGGTGCAGAAGAAAGTGTTCAAAAGCTTACCGATGAATTTATCGCAAAGATCGATGCACTCAGCAAGAAGAAAGAAGCAGAGATCATGACGGTCTAG
- the lgt gene encoding prolipoprotein diacylglyceryl transferase has product MHPVLFEIGSYTIYTYGFCIAMGAVLGFIYMAWQGKKQFGITTDQSNTLFLIIVAGGIVGGKLFIIFEDFSYYTSNPLKLLSGNGFVFYGSLITCIPLMLWFFRKHKIPVWSMLDVMAVVICILHTCGRIGCFMAGCCYGKPTDGFFQVVFTSPVCQAEPLNTPLHPTQLYEAGYIVFILILLLIIKRRKQFEGQLFLIYLMLYAAGRAVIEIFRGDIERGFIIQDYLSNSQFISILLIAGALYFYVTRRKAKLGA; this is encoded by the coding sequence ATGCATCCGGTATTATTTGAGATTGGCTCTTACACCATTTACACGTACGGATTTTGCATTGCAATGGGTGCTGTGCTGGGCTTCATTTACATGGCCTGGCAAGGGAAAAAGCAATTCGGAATTACCACTGATCAATCCAATACATTGTTTCTCATCATCGTTGCCGGCGGTATTGTCGGGGGAAAGCTCTTTATCATATTCGAGGATTTTTCATACTACACTTCAAATCCATTAAAACTTCTTTCAGGAAACGGTTTTGTTTTTTACGGATCACTGATCACATGCATTCCTCTTATGCTGTGGTTTTTCAGGAAACACAAAATTCCAGTGTGGTCAATGCTGGATGTCATGGCTGTTGTGATCTGCATTCTTCATACCTGCGGAAGGATTGGCTGCTTCATGGCAGGATGCTGTTACGGCAAACCTACCGATGGATTCTTTCAAGTTGTTTTTACCAGCCCCGTTTGTCAGGCAGAACCACTTAACACACCCCTGCATCCTACGCAGCTATATGAGGCAGGATATATCGTTTTCATATTGATTTTGCTGTTGATTATTAAAAGAAGAAAGCAATTCGAAGGACAACTATTCCTTATCTATCTCATGCTGTATGCTGCAGGACGGGCGGTGATTGAAATTTTCCGCGGCGATATCGAACGGGGCTTTATCATCCAGGATTATTTATCCAATTCACAATTCATTTCCATCCTCCTGATCGCCGGTGCACTGTATTTCTATGTTACCCGCAGAAAAGCTAAATTGGGTGCCTAA
- a CDS encoding 6-phosphogluconate dehydrogenase yields the protein MENESFGQRVKRKTTSALKKILLVVVILGVAIFAFLYFVTFEKGVLAGKVLRISEKGVLFKTYEGKLNLDTFGALKGTSPIAESFDFSVEGHQDTIIKTLEEVALSGERVNLHFKKHYMTFPWRGDTKYFVTEVERVK from the coding sequence ATGGAAAACGAAAGCTTCGGCCAACGCGTCAAACGAAAGACCACAAGTGCCTTGAAAAAAATACTTCTTGTTGTTGTCATTCTTGGCGTAGCAATCTTCGCCTTTCTCTACTTCGTAACTTTTGAAAAGGGGGTTCTGGCGGGAAAGGTTCTTCGCATCAGCGAAAAGGGTGTATTATTTAAAACGTATGAAGGCAAGCTTAACCTTGACACATTCGGAGCCTTGAAAGGAACGAGTCCTATCGCAGAATCATTTGATTTCTCTGTCGAAGGACATCAGGACACTATCATCAAAACACTGGAAGAGGTTGCATTAAGCGGAGAACGCGTAAATCTTCATTTCAAAAAACATTACATGACCTTCCCATGGCGTGGTGATACAAAATATTTTGTGACGGAAGTCGAAAGAGTCAAGTAG
- a CDS encoding PspC domain-containing protein encodes MEKRLTRSRNERMIAGVCGGIAEFYKLDPSLVRIGIVVIGFITALIPMCILYAVMWAIVPEEV; translated from the coding sequence ATGGAAAAGAGATTAACCCGCTCAAGGAATGAAAGAATGATCGCAGGTGTCTGCGGTGGCATTGCTGAATTCTATAAACTGGATCCTTCGCTGGTAAGGATTGGAATAGTGGTTATTGGATTTATCACTGCACTCATACCTATGTGTATCCTGTATGCAGTGATGTGGGCGATCGTTCCGGAAGAGGTTTAA
- a CDS encoding sigma-70 family RNA polymerase sigma factor, whose translation MFQNRWTALSDEELMKHIQSGQERALTELYGRYSKKLVRYFHRMLWKDEAMAQDFLHDLFLKVIEKPLMFDAERRFSTWIYSAAFNMCKNAYRKQSFRETAKDNFLPAAEIFQPDVDHKDFKKVLENVLTQCEESDRNLFVLRYELDIPFAEIASILECPEGTVKSRLFYLKKKIAHKLKAYNPAIN comes from the coding sequence ATGTTTCAAAACCGATGGACAGCATTGTCCGATGAGGAATTGATGAAACACATACAGTCCGGTCAGGAGCGTGCTCTTACCGAACTGTATGGTCGTTACAGTAAGAAGCTTGTCCGGTATTTTCACCGCATGCTGTGGAAGGATGAAGCAATGGCTCAGGATTTTCTACATGATCTTTTTCTGAAGGTGATTGAAAAGCCTTTGATGTTTGATGCAGAGAGAAGATTTTCCACCTGGATATATTCAGCTGCCTTTAACATGTGCAAGAATGCTTATCGCAAACAATCCTTCCGGGAAACGGCGAAAGATAACTTCCTGCCTGCAGCTGAGATATTTCAACCGGATGTTGACCACAAAGACTTTAAGAAAGTCCTGGAAAATGTTTTAACTCAATGTGAGGAGTCAGATCGTAATCTGTTTGTCTTACGCTATGAACTCGATATACCCTTTGCGGAAATAGCTTCCATCCTGGAGTGTCCGGAAGGAACTGTTAAGTCAAGACTTTTTTATCTGAAGAAGAAAATTGCGCATAAACTGAAAGCTTACAACCCTGCCATAAATTAG